One part of the Streptomyces lienomycini genome encodes these proteins:
- a CDS encoding DUF2771 domain-containing protein, which translates to MTTLPRGTAAIGHRVVRRRRAVAAVGAVSAGLLLLSACDEPTPISTITVGSDSVTSEATCGGEGKTLSADEITKCLQDKDAKSIKVDQDETVRFGVDPDVADKHWTILMNGQQLVEDSDKTYRTVPGSVFFNAQYGAEGNSTNVAVAARDGKDGSQNITGVWVFELKKD; encoded by the coding sequence ATGACCACGTTGCCCCGCGGCACCGCCGCTATCGGACACCGCGTTGTGCGACGCCGCCGCGCCGTCGCCGCCGTAGGCGCCGTGTCCGCCGGACTGCTCCTGCTGTCCGCCTGTGACGAGCCGACCCCGATCTCGACGATCACGGTCGGCAGTGACTCCGTCACCTCCGAGGCGACCTGCGGCGGTGAGGGCAAGACCCTCTCCGCCGACGAGATCACCAAGTGCCTGCAGGACAAGGACGCGAAGTCCATCAAGGTCGACCAGGACGAGACCGTCCGCTTCGGCGTCGACCCGGACGTCGCCGACAAGCACTGGACGATCCTGATGAACGGTCAGCAGCTGGTCGAGGACAGCGACAAGACCTACCGCACCGTGCCGGGCAGCGTGTTCTTCAACGCGCAGTACGGCGCGGAGGGCAACTCGACGAACGTCGCCGTCGCCGCCCGTGACGGCAAGGACGGCAGCCAGAACATCACCGGTGTGTGGGTCTTCGAGCTGAAGAAGGACTGA
- a CDS encoding futalosine hydrolase, translating into MATAVPVERDAVARAFPAPGAQVPRPGVVLHRLPDGWDLLAAGVGPALAAASAAAALTAAALDGAPYDLVVSTGIGGGFVPDAPVGSLVVADAVTAADLGAETADGFLPVTELGFGTVTHHPPAGLVAAVADATGARPGTVLTGSTVTGTAARAALLRERHPRALAEAMEGFGVAEAAAAHGVPVLELRAVSNPVGPRDRAAWRIGEALAALTDAFGKLAPALRSWNPHDGHH; encoded by the coding sequence GTGGCCACCGCGGTCCCCGTCGAACGGGACGCGGTGGCTCGGGCGTTCCCCGCGCCGGGCGCGCAGGTGCCCCGTCCCGGGGTCGTCCTGCACCGCCTGCCGGACGGCTGGGACCTGCTCGCCGCCGGGGTCGGCCCCGCCCTCGCCGCCGCCTCCGCGGCCGCCGCCCTGACCGCGGCGGCCCTCGACGGTGCGCCCTACGACCTGGTCGTCTCGACCGGTATCGGCGGCGGCTTCGTACCGGACGCGCCCGTCGGCTCGCTCGTCGTCGCCGACGCGGTCACCGCGGCCGACCTGGGCGCCGAGACCGCCGACGGGTTCCTGCCCGTCACCGAACTCGGCTTCGGCACCGTCACCCACCATCCGCCCGCCGGCCTCGTCGCCGCCGTGGCCGACGCGACCGGCGCCCGCCCCGGCACGGTCCTCACCGGCTCCACCGTCACCGGCACCGCCGCGCGCGCCGCGCTGCTGCGCGAGCGCCACCCGCGTGCCCTGGCCGAGGCGATGGAGGGCTTCGGCGTCGCCGAGGCCGCCGCCGCGCACGGCGTGCCGGTGCTGGAGCTGCGCGCGGTCTCCAATCCGGTCGGCCCGCGCGACCGGGCCGCCTGGCGCATCGGCGAGGCCCTCGCGGCGCTGACGGACGCCTTCGGGAAGCTCGCCCCCGCCCTCAGGAGTTGGAACCCCCATGACGGACACCACTGA